CGGAACCTGTTGTAGAAGCGGAACTTGCTGCGGAACCCCTGCTGCAGGTCGACGACGTTGCCCGACGCCGCCACCTCGTTCGGGTCGAGGTCGGGGTTCTCGGTGAGCACGTCCTCGATGAAGGGCAGCTGCTCGTCGACGTCGTCGTCGCCACGGGCGCGTGCCCCGCGCCGCGCCTCGGTGATGCGCGTGCGCATGTCCTCGCGCATCTTGTACGTGTGCGCCGAGTTGATGTAGCGCAGCGCGTCGACGAAGACGACGCACATGCCGATCACCAGGAACAGCGGGCGCTCCGTGAGGACGTACTGGCCGACGGTGAGCCCGAGGACGCAGAGGAAGATGCGGACCCGGTCGAAGATGAAGTCGAGCCACTGGCCGAACGTCGAGCCGGTGCCCTTGAGCCGCGCGATCTTGCCGTCGAGGCAGTCGATGTAGAACGCCAGGTAGAACAGCACTGCGCCGAGCACCAGCCACGGCCAGTCGCCGAGCAGGAAGACGCTTGCCGAGCCGAGCCCGACCACGAACGCGACCAGGCTGAGCTGGTTG
Above is a window of Streptosporangiales bacterium DNA encoding:
- a CDS encoding CDP-alcohol phosphatidyltransferase family protein — protein: MSGTFSADDVRRTYKARDSWWTVFLVDPLAAPVVRLLANHTRLTPNQLSLVAFVVGLGSASVFLLGDWPWLVLGAVLFYLAFYIDCLDGKIARLKGTGSTFGQWLDFIFDRVRIFLCVLGLTVGQYVLTERPLFLVIGMCVVFVDALRYINSAHTYKMREDMRTRITEARRGARARGDDDVDEQLPFIEDVLTENPDLDPNEVAASGNVVDLQQGFRSKFRFYNRFRDFLRRHRMRPHLWSGIEFQMFVCIVGPVTGLVAPVMIGAAALLLVFEAVLVYKLWLSIRDFDRAIASYATPADTDRLTETD